The region ACTTCAACAAATTTGCTCGGAAGGAGAAGATTTTATCCGAGCTCAAGAAGTGGGAAATTTTGCTGCTCAAAATCAATGCTTGCCTGGAAGATGCTGAGGAAAAACAATCCACAAGCTGCTCCGTCAAACTGTGGCTACGGGATCTAAGAGACATTGCTTATGACGCCGAAGATATTATCGATGAGCTTGCCTATGAAGCTCGGCGCCGCCAAATGAAGGAAGACGCAGGTCCTTCTTCCTCCACCCACAAGATGATGACGAAATATATGTCAGCTTGCTGTGTAAATTTTAATCCTTCAACTCTTAAGTTCAGCACCAAAGTGGAGTCCAAAATAAAGAAGCTTACTGCTAAACTGGAAGCGGCCGTTGCCATAAAGAATGATTTGAGTTTAGAAGAGAACGATAGAGGAAGGCGTGAAAGAGTGACAGAGAGGCTGAGAACCAGTTCTCTCGTTGAATCTCGTGTCTACGGCAGGGAAAAAGATAAAGAGGTCATTCTTGATATCCTGATGAATGATGCTGATAAGGGCTTTGGTGATATCGCTGTGGCCTGCATTTGGGGTATGCCAGGAGTGGGTAAAACCACACTGGCCCAGTTGGTGTACAATGATATCAAAGTTGAAAGCTCTTTCGATTTGAAAATCTGGGTTTGTGTCTCTgaggaatttgatgttattaggCTGACGGCGATAATGCTTGAAGCTGTTACTTCGGCGAGTTGGAATTCAAAGGATCTAAACTTACTCCAAGTAAGCCTAAAGGAGAAGTTGTCTGGGAAGAAGTTTCTTCTTGTTTTAGACGATGTTTGGAATGAGAACTATGAACAATGGGAGGCCTTATGTAAGCCTTTTATTGCAGGGGCAGCGGGAAGCCAAATTCTTGTGACAACTCGAAATGTAGATACTGCGTCAATAATGGCTTCTTGTGGAACTTATCATCTAAGGGAACTCGCAGACAAAGATTGTCTCTCGTTGTTCACTAGGCATGCTCTTGGCGGTTCAGATTTTGAAGGGCACCCAAACCTAAAAACCTTCGGTGAGGAAATAGTAAAGAAGTGCAGCGGCTTGCCATTGGCGGCTAAGACCCTGGGAGGACTCCTTCGTACTAAAAGGAACTCTGATGAGTGGGAAGACATAATGAATAGTAAGATTTGGCATTTGCCTGAAAAAGGAAACAGCATCCTTCCAGCTTTGCTATTGAGCTATCATCACCTTCCTTCCCATCTCAAGCGTTGTTTTTCTTATTGTGCCATATTTCCGAAGGATTATGAATTTGACAAGGAGGAGCTGATTCGTTTGTGGAAGGCAGAGGGTTTCTTGCACCACACCAAAAGGAAGAAGCAAATGGAAGACATAGGAATTGAATATTTTCGTGACTTATGGTCGAGATCTTTTTTCCAACAATCAACTATTAACAAAAACAGGTATGCGATGCATGACCTTATAAATGATCTAGCTCAATTTGTTTCCAAAGAAATATGCTTCTTCAACAATGGAGACAAATTAAACGATGGAGTTAAACTTGAGAGCTTTCGGCATTTTTCATTCCTTCGTCACCAGTATGATGTTTCGAAACGATTCGAAATGTTGTCTCAAATGACCAGTTTAAGAACATTGGTAGCATTACCAATTCATATGTTGCCCATGGCAGCAAGTTCCTTTTTAACCAATACTGTCTTACAACAGTTTGTACCAAAGTTAGGCTGCCTAAGAGTCTTGAGTCTCAATGGTTATTGCATTGATGAGCTACCGCATCGCATAGGTGATTTGATACACTTACGGTACTTCAATTTATCTCGAACCAGCATCAAATCATTGCCTGAATCCGTTGGATCTCTTTTCAACTTACAAACATTGATACTGCATGGGTGCAAGAACCTCACAAAGCTGCCTCGAGCTATTGAGAATCTGATCGATCTTTGTGTTCTTGATCTTACTGATACTGATAGTTTAAAAGAGATGCCGATGCAGATTGGTAACCTGAAAAATCTAAAGGTCTTGTCCAAATTCATCGTTCAAAGGGATAGCGGGTCTGGCATCAAAGAATTGAAGGGCTTGTTGCATTTGCGAAAGGAGATTTCCGTTATTGGACTGGAAAATGTGGTTGATACTGGAGAAGCTAGGGATTATGTTCTGAAGGATAAGAATAAGCTTGAGGGGTTGCATTTGCAATGGGGCCATGAATCCTTTGATCACCGAAATGGCGAAAATGGATTACCTGTTTTCAACATGCTACAACCTCATCAAGACATTAAAAGAGTTAGAGTAGCTTGCTATGGTGGCACAAAGTTTCCATCTTGGTTAGGTGGTTCCTCAATGGCTAATATTGCAGATATAAACCTCTCAAACTGTAGAAATGTCATGTCCCTTCCAGCACTTGGGAGACTACCCTCACTGAAGAAGCTGTCAATAACAGGCATGAATGGAGTCAAAagattggattttgagttttttggAGACAATTTACGTTCTTCAAAACCTTTCCCAGTTCTGGAAGCTCTACAGTTtcaaaatatgttgaattgggaGTACTGGTGCTATCCTAATAAAAGGCCTGATGAAGAAGACAGAGAATTCCCTAATCTGCGTGAGCTTATGATTCATAATTGTCCAAAGTTATATCAGAAACTACCCAGATACCTACCTTCTCTGGTGAAACTTAATATCAAAGGGTGCCCTAATATGGCTTATTCAGTTATGAGCCTCCCATCTCTTCTTGACCTAAGTATTGAAGATTGCAATAAGATGGTTCCAAGGAGCATGGTTGACCTTACCTCTCTAACTACACTGAGAATCAAGCGTGTGCCAGACCTTACATGTCTTCCCAATGTGTTTGAACAGTTTCCGGGGGCACTTAAGCATCTTATCCTTTCCAACTGCATTGGATTGACAGCCTTATGGCAAAAAGGTACTGAATTTAAAAATGTTGTTTCTATTGTGCATTTCAATTAGCTAGTTTATCATTTATGTTGAAAGTGCTTTTGAGCTTCAGAttgaaaattgtttttaaaagtatcctcaacaaatttttttgaaaattttgatgtttaccATTGATGTCCATAAGTGTTTTTTAGGaagataaatctatcttttataattaatataaatgaaGGGCAATTTTATGATTTGTCACCCAAATTTCTTTTGGCATATCTTGGAAATGAAATCGTCATAATAAAAGAGATGACAGAAAAGACTGAAGACGGTTTCCCAAGCTTCTTTTGATTGGGCAATGGATCGGTGCTTTAATGACCAATTCTAGAATATTCGCTTTAAACATctagattttttattttgttaagacCATCTGATTTGGGCCATGTTTGGgtttagattcttttattttattttgtttttgggtttttttagtTTGATTACAGATTTGAACAGTAATTATTTATTTCCCAATttggaaatttcaaaaaaaaaagagataatttttagcttttttttggGTCACTTGAAAAGTTGGTTTGGTTTaaaaaattacatgtttactaatGTTTGACTAAAAAAGTTGGTTTAGCTTGAGAAGCACTTTTGAAATTCAATGGTAAACAAATCCTTAATCTATGTTCCCATGTGTATCTTTCTCACTTGCAGGAAATGAACAAGAATTAGAGCCTAACGAGCTACATTGCCTTGCGTCTCTCGAGCATTTGCGTATTGAATCATGCTCGGAACTTGTATCCTTTCCGGAGATAGGTTTTTGTCCTAAACTTAAACGACTTCAACTCAGAGATTTTCCATGGCTTAAGAACCTTCCTTGTTGGATAATGAAGCAGGGTGAACTTACCGATTGCCTTATTGAAGATTTGGAAATAGAAGAATGTCCTTCTCTCACAAGCTTTCCAAGAGGGATATTACCTCCCACATTGAAAAGGTTAAAAATCCAAGATTGCATTTGCCTATGTTCTCTACCTGATGGACTGATGCAAGCTGATAACAACAAAAATACATTTTGTCTAGAGAATTTGGAGATCATCAGTTGCCCTTCTCTTGTTCGTTTTCCACATGGTAGATTACCAACTAGCCTTAAAATGCTTAAGATTTGGGAATGCTTACAACTAGAGCCCCTTTCAGATAGGATACTGCCCAATAATGCATCACTTGAATACATTGATATCTGGAACTGTCCAACTCTGATAAGCTCACCAGATTCTTTAAACAATCTTAAGTGTCTGATGGAGTTGATCATAGGCAATTGTCAATATCTGAAATACTTCGCAGAGATTGATTTGTCTCTCCCCAACTTGAGAACTTTGAATATCAGTAATTGTGCCAATCTCAAGTCTCTACCTCATCAGATATTAAATCTCACTTCTCTTCTGTATTTAACAATTTGTAATTGCCCATGTATTGTTTCTTTCCCTAAAGGGGGTTTGCCCCCTAATCTATTGTCACTTGAGATTTGGGATTGTGAACAACTCAAGGAACCAATATCAAATTGGAAGTTACATACCTTAACCTCTCTTAAAGACTTGAGCATTGTTGGTGGACCAGATTTGGTTTCCTTTCCAGATGAAAAGTGTTTGCTTCCCACAACTCTAGTTTCGATATATATCGCAAAACTCAATAATCTAGAATCCCTTTCCATAGGGCTTCTAAACTTGCCATCGCTCGAAGAACTCGAAGTTGTCGATTGTCCTAAGCTTCGAAGCTTGCCAAGGGAAGGGTTGCCTACAACACTTGGAAGACTTCGTATCAGGAACTGCTCACTTCTAAAAGACCAATGCTCGAGAgataaaggagaatattggcccTTAATAGCCTCCGTTCCTTGTGTGGAGATACAATCTAGAGGTTTTTAAAtagatttcatatttttctttggTAACACTATTTTGCTATACGTATAATTCTCATGAATtgattataagaaaatattttaaatattgatgTACTTTCCCTATCTGATTTGTAGATGGAAGCGAATAAGAAGCGTGTTACACCGAATATTATTTCAGTCACTAGTGCAGTCAGTTAAGGTAAGTGTTCCATTGGAAATTTTCATTCCAATTCAACTTACATAAATTGGCCTAAAAAGGATAGGAAGTAACTTAATAAATTATCTTTCCATTGGATGTTTTTTTGCATAGTCATATTTCAAATTCATAGTAATTAGACATTCACTTTTACATTAAAAATCTGAAAATGGAAATTGTAAGGCTTTATGCATCTTACATTGTCGAAAGCTTGAGGAAGTGACTGTCTTTGAAACTATTTCATGAATATTGTAGTAAATTTTACTCGTTGGGTATTATATAAATGTTGGCAAACTTTATGTTGCACGGATCTCTTGGTCACAAACCTATCAAATACTCATGTAgttaaagaaatagaaaattttgtaGCCGAAGGCGTCTAAAAttctatttcatgaaaattacaaTAAATTTTACTCATTAGGTAATAAATAAATGTTGGCAGACTTTATGTTGTATTTCTATGACATGTTTAATAGCATGTAATCCATTATCTATGAGGCTAACTAATAGAAACTAAAGGTCGTACTTGTTTCTTGTGTTTCCAATACTCATCTATGTATGTATTCTTGAATTGAAACTGAAGCTTTAGGTGTTAGACAAATTTCACATGTGATCTTGGTTCATGTTGCATTTCTTATGTGATATTAATTAGTATGTAATCTGTTGCCTACGACACTAACTAATGGAAATGAGAAATTGTACTTCCTATTTGTGTTTCaaatatgatatatgtatccTTGAATTGGAATTGAAGCTTTAAATGTTAGACAAACATAATGTGCAAGAAGGATTAGAGCTCACAATTTATAAATTACTATGCATGTTTACAGGTTTGTGGGTTGTTCATTGAAGTTGTCAATTGTTATAAAAGTCAGTTTATTCTCAACTTCCAGtaataacattttatatttagatacatttctcatttaattaattcataacTACAAGTTAGTGAAATATGTTGATTAAttttatgcaaaaattgaaatttgaactttCAATACGTTAGTGATCTCAAATTCTGCAATCCTTCATTGTCAGGAAAGATATGAATACAAAGGTTTTGGCAGCCAACAACTCCAATAGAACAAGATACACTTTTAAGTCTTCACTTCCTAGCAGCGAATACTAAGGTATGCATACTAACACACGTTttactatattaaaaaaattatatgtatttataacaATCTCTTCAGTCCTTAGAATGTTAATATCAGTATATGAATGTTTTCTTTATTTCCATACAAAACAAATTCATTCAAGTTGACTTGAAAATGTTTACTAATAACATTGTACACACAAATTTTGAGTCGAAAGTTCACTTGAAAGTTTAGAGCTAAATTTATTGCTAACTTTGAAAAGAAAGTTACAATCTCTACAAATttcttaaatacaaaaaaaatatatcctTAGATTCTTCTCTCCGATTTGACTTTTATCCAAGAGTCGTTTGACTTGATCTCATACGAGTGTGGAATGCTTCAAGTGTCATGCTGACTTGCTTTTGAAATAGGTTTGAACCTCCTTTCTTCAGTTGAAACGGATCAAAAGGTGGCTTTTTTCAAAAACGACTTTTGGGTTCTTCTCCATAGCATGAAGTTGTCGATTGTTACAGAAGTTAGTTTATTCTCAATTCCAttaataacatttttatatt is a window of Gossypium hirsutum isolate 1008001.06 chromosome D08, Gossypium_hirsutum_v2.1, whole genome shotgun sequence DNA encoding:
- the LOC107916172 gene encoding putative disease resistance RPP13-like protein 1 isoform X2 — its product is MEAIASSLVEAVVSGMFSSLSNHVSSTHFNKFARKEKILSELKKWEILLLKINACLEDAEEKQSTSCSVKLWLRDLRDIAYDAEDIIDELAYEARRRQMKEDAGPSSSTHKMMTKYMSACCVNFNPSTLKFSTKVESKIKKLTAKLEAAVAIKNDLSLEENDRGRRERVTERLRTSSLVESRVYGREKDKEVILDILMNDADKGFGDIAVACIWGMPGVGKTTLAQLVYNDIKVESSFDLKIWVCVSEEFDVIRLTAIMLEAVTSASWNSKDLNLLQVSLKEKLSGKKFLLVLDDVWNENYEQWEALCKPFIAGAAGSQILVTTRNVDTASIMASCGTYHLRELADKDCLSLFTRHALGGSDFEGHPNLKTFGEEIVKKCSGLPLAAKTLGGLLRTKRNSDEWEDIMNSKIWHLPEKGNSILPALLLSYHHLPSHLKRCFSYCAIFPKDYEFDKEELIRLWKAEGFLHHTKRKKQMEDIGIEYFRDLWSRSFFQQSTINKNRYAMHDLINDLAQFVSKEICFFNNGDKLNDGVKLESFRHFSFLRHQYDVSKRFEMLSQMTSLRTLVALPIHMLPMAASSFLTNTVLQQFVPKLGCLRVLSLNGYCIDELPHRIGDLIHLRYFNLSRTSIKSLPESVGSLFNLQTLILHGCKNLTKLPRAIENLIDLCVLDLTDTDSLKEMPMQIGNLKNLKVLSKFIVQRDSGSGIKELKGLLHLRKEISVIGLENVVDTGEARDYVLKDKNKLEGLHLQWGHESFDHRNGENGLPVFNMLQPHQDIKRVRVACYGGTKFPSWLGGSSMANIADINLSNCRNVMSLPALGRLPSLKKLSITGMNGVKRLDFEFFGDNLRSSKPFPVLEALQFQNMLNWEYWCYPNKRPDEEDREFPNLRELMIHNCPKLYQKLPRYLPSLVKLNIKGCPNMAYSVMSLPSLLDLSIEDCNKMVPRSMVDLTSLTTLRIKRVPDLTCLPNVFEQFPGALKHLILSNCIGLTALWQKGNEQELEPNELHCLASLEHLRIESCSELVSFPEIGFCPKLKRLQLRDFPWLKNLPCWIMKQGELTDCLIEDLEIEECPSLTSFPRGILPPTLKRLKIQDCICLCSLPDGLMQADNNKNTFCLENLEIISCPSLVRFPHGRLPTSLKMLKIWECLQLEPLSDRILPNNASLEYIDIWNCPTLISSPDSLNNLKCLMELIIGNCQYLKYFAEIDLSLPNLRTLNISNCANLKSLPHQILNLTSLLYLTICNCPCIVSFPKGGLPPNLLSLEIWDCEQLKEPISNWKLHTLTSLKDLSIVGGPDLVSFPDEKCLLPTTLVSIYIAKLNNLESLSIGLLNLPSLEELEVVDCPKLRSLPREGLPTTLGRLRIRNCSLLKDQCSRDKGEYWPLIASVPCVEIQSRGF
- the LOC107916172 gene encoding putative disease resistance RPP13-like protein 1 isoform X1; protein product: MEAIASSLVEAVVSGMFSSLSNHVSSTHFNKFARKEKILSELKKWEILLLKINACLEDAEEKQSTSCSVKLWLRDLRDIAYDAEDIIDELAYEARRRQMKEDAGPSSSTHKMMTKYMSACCVNFNPSTLKFSTKVESKIKKLTAKLEAAVAIKNDLSLEENDRGRRERVTERLRTSSLVESRVYGREKDKEVILDILMNDADKGFGDIAVACIWGMPGVGKTTLAQLVYNDIKVESSFDLKIWVCVSEEFDVIRLTAIMLEAVTSASWNSKDLNLLQVSLKEKLSGKKFLLVLDDVWNENYEQWEALCKPFIAGAAGSQILVTTRNVDTASIMASCGTYHLRELADKDCLSLFTRHALGGSDFEGHPNLKTFGEEIVKKCSGLPLAAKTLGGLLRTKRNSDEWEDIMNSKIWHLPEKGNSILPALLLSYHHLPSHLKRCFSYCAIFPKDYEFDKEELIRLWKAEGFLHHTKRKKQMEDIGIEYFRDLWSRSFFQQSTINKNRYAMHDLINDLAQFVSKEICFFNNGDKLNDGVKLESFRHFSFLRHQYDVSKRFEMLSQMTSLRTLVALPIHMLPMAASSFLTNTVLQQFVPKLGCLRVLSLNGYCIDELPHRIGDLIHLRYFNLSRTSIKSLPESVGSLFNLQTLILHGCKNLTKLPRAIENLIDLCVLDLTDTDSLKEMPMQIGNLKNLKVLSKFIVQRDSGSGIKELKGLLHLRKEISVIGLENVVDTGEARDYVLKDKNKLEGLHLQWGHESFDHRNGENGLPVFNMLQPHQDIKRVRVACYGGTKFPSWLGGSSMANIADINLSNCRNVMSLPALGRLPSLKKLSITGMNGVKRLDFEFFGDNLRSSKPFPVLEALQFQNMLNWEYWCYPNKRPDEEDREFPNLRELMIHNCPKLYQKLPRYLPSLVKLNIKGCPNMAYSVMSLPSLLDLSIEDCNKMVPRSMVDLTSLTTLRIKRVPDLTCLPNVFEQFPGALKHLILSNCIGLTALWQKGNEQELEPNELHCLASLEHLRIESCSELVSFPEIGFCPKLKRLQLRDFPWLKNLPCWIMKQGELTDCLIEDLEIEECPSLTSFPRGILPPTLKRLKIQDCICLCSLPDGLMQADNNKNTFCLENLEIISCPSLVRFPHGRLPTSLKMLKIWECLQLEPLSDRILPNNASLEYIDIWNCPTLISSPDSLNNLKCLMELIIGNCQYLKYFAEIDLSLPNLRTLNISNCANLKSLPHQILNLTSLLYLTICNCPCIVSFPKGGLPPNLLSLEIWDCEQLKEPISNWKLHTLTSLKDLSIVGGPDLVSFPDEKCLLPTTLVSIYIAKLNNLESLSIGLLNLPSLEELEVVDCPKLRSLPREGLPTTLGRLRIRNCSLLKDQCSRDKGEYWPLIASVPCVEIQSRDGSE
- the LOC107916172 gene encoding putative disease resistance RPP13-like protein 1 isoform X3, with amino-acid sequence MEAIASSLVEAVVSGMFSSLSNHVSSTHFNKFARKEKILSELKKWEILLLKINACLEDAEEKQSTSCSVKLWLRDLRDIAYDAEDIIDELAYEARRRQMKEDAGPSSSTHKMMTKYMSACCVNFNPSTLKFSTKVESKIKKLTAKLEAAVAIKNDLSLEENDRGRRERVTERLRTSSLVESRVYGREKDKEVILDILMNDADKGFGDIAVACIWGMPGVGKTTLAQLVYNDIKVESSFDLKIWVCVSEEFDVIRLTAIMLEAVTSASWNSKDLNLLQVSLKEKLSGKKFLLVLDDVWNENYEQWEALCKPFIAGAAGSQILVTTRNVDTASIMASCGTYHLRELADKDCLSLFTRHALGGSDFEGHPNLKTFGEEIVKKCSGLPLAAKTLGGLLRTKRNSDEWEDIMNSKIWHLPEKGNSILPALLLSYHHLPSHLKRCFSYCAIFPKDYEFDKEELIRLWKAEGFLHHTKRKKQMEDIGIEYFRDLWSRSFFQQSTINKNRYAMHDLINDLAQFVSKEICFFNNGDKLNDGVKLESFRHFSFLRHQYDVSKRFEMLSQMTSLRTLVALPIHMLPMAASSFLTNTVLQQFVPKLGCLRVLSLNGYCIDELPHRIGDLIHLRYFNLSRTSIKSLPESVGSLFNLQTLILHGCKNLTKLPRAIENLIDLCVLDLTDTDSLKEMPMQIGNLKNLKVLSKFIVQRDSGSGIKELKGLLHLRKEISVIGLENVVDTGEARDYVLKDKNKLEGLHLQWGHESFDHRNGENGLPVFNMLQPHQDIKRVRVACYGGTKFPSWLGGSSMANIADINLSNCRNVMSLPALGRLPSLKKLSITGMNGVKRLDFEFFGDNLRSSKPFPVLEALQFQNMLNWEYWCYPNKRPDEEDREFPNLRELMIHNCPKLYQKLPRYLPSLVKLNIKGCPNMAYSVMSLPSLLDLSIEDCNKMVPRSMVDLTSLTTLRIKRVPDLTCLPNVFEQFPGALKHLILSNCIGLTALWQKGNEQELEPNELHCLASLEHLRIESCSELVSFPEIG
- the LOC107916172 gene encoding putative disease resistance RPP13-like protein 1 isoform X4, with amino-acid sequence MEAIASSLVEAVVSGMFSSLSNHVSSTHFNKFARKEKILSELKKWEILLLKINACLEDAEEKQSTSCSVKLWLRDLRDIAYDAEDIIDELAYEARRRQMKEDAGPSSSTHKMMTKYMSACCVNFNPSTLKFSTKVESKIKKLTAKLEAAVAIKNDLSLEENDRGRRERVTERLRTSSLVESRVYGREKDKEVILDILMNDADKGFGDIAVACIWGMPGVGKTTLAQLVYNDIKVESSFDLKIWVCVSEEFDVIRLTAIMLEAVTSASWNSKDLNLLQVSLKEKLSGKKFLLVLDDVWNENYEQWEALCKPFIAGAAGSQILVTTRNVDTASIMASCGTYHLRELADKDCLSLFTRHALGGSDFEGHPNLKTFGEEIVKKCSGLPLAAKTLGGLLRTKRNSDEWEDIMNSKIWHLPEKGNSILPALLLSYHHLPSHLKRCFSYCAIFPKDYEFDKEELIRLWKAEGFLHHTKRKKQMEDIGIEYFRDLWSRSFFQQSTINKNRYAMHDLINDLAQFVSKEICFFNNGDKLNDGVKLESFRHFSFLRHQYDVSKRFEMLSQMTSLRTLVALPIHMLPMAASSFLTNTVLQQFVPKLGCLRVLSLNGYCIDELPHRIGDLIHLRYFNLSRTSIKSLPESVGSLFNLQTLILHGCKNLTKLPRAIENLIDLCVLDLTDTDSLKEMPMQIGNLKNLKVLSKFIVQRDSGSGIKELKGLLHLRKEISVIGLENVVDTGEARDYVLKDKNKLEGLHLQWGHESFDHRNGENGLPVFNMLQPHQDIKRVRVACYGGTKFPSWLGGSSMANIADINLSNCRNVMSLPALGRLPSLKKLSITGMNGVKRLDFEFFGDNLRSSKPFPVLEALQFQNMLNWEYWCYPNKRPDEEDREFPNLRELMIHNCPKLYQKLPRYLPSLVKLNIKGCPNMAYSVMSLPSLLDLSIEDCNKMVPRSMVDLTSLTTLRIKRVPDLTCLPNVFEQFPGALKHLILSNCIGLTALWQKGNEQELEPNELHCLASLEHLRIESCSELT